A stretch of the Zeugodacus cucurbitae isolate PBARC_wt_2022May chromosome 6, idZeuCucr1.2, whole genome shotgun sequence genome encodes the following:
- the LOC128922543 gene encoding uncharacterized protein LOC128922543 has product MENLDKRQKHTNKTQFEVLVNEMKLHPDIAKGFSQRAPGDLNSFWEEISNKLNALGPPIKDRTGWKKVWTDFKFATKKKMVKNAKHISGTGGGPFSQVSLSSLEEKVSVILSLNTSVKITSIENIPDEIPTTSSASKRPVESIFSQPDIELVEPTSHMTPGQVIESNVDADIFCTPHKKNKTNKIDLLTEQITIQKKSGDKYFKTAGHACETSKRIYLNETEKDKLKEMKRHNSAMEKIAIDKLETKRKILELELEHLNKP; this is encoded by the exons atggaaaattt agataagagacaaaaacacactaataaaacacaatttgaagtgttagtaaatgaaatgaagttacACCCCGACATAGCGAAAGGTTTTTCGCAGAGAGCACCAGGCGATTTGAATAGTTTTTGGGAAGAAATATCAAATAAACTGAACGCTTTAGGTCCTCCAATCAAGGACAGAACTGGATGGAAGAAG GTTTGGACAGATTTTAAGTttgcaacaaagaaaaaaatggtaaaaaatgcaaaacacattTCTGGAACAGGTGGTGGGCCCTTCAGCCAAGTTTCTTTAAGTTCACTTGAAGAGAAGGTGAGTGTTATACTGTCACTCAATACATCAGTGAAGATCACTTCAATAGAAAATATCCCTGATGAGATTCCTACAACAAGTAGTGCTAGCAAGAGACCAGTTGAGTCAATTTTTTCCCAGCCTGACATTGAATTGGTTGAACCTACATCACATATGACTCCCGGTCAGGTAATAGAATCTAATGTGGATGCCGATATTTTCTGTACTCCAcataaaaagaacaaaacaaacaagatTGATCTTCTTACAGAACAAATAACGATCCAAAAAAAAAGTGgagacaaatatttcaaaactgcaGGACACGCTTGTGAAAcatcaaaaagaatatat CTTAATGAAACTGAAAAGGATAAATTAAAGGAAATGAAGCGACATAATTCCGCAATGGAAAAAATAGCAATAGATAAATTAGAAACCAAAAGGAAAATTTTAGAACTAGAACTTGAACATTTAAATAAGCCATAA